The genomic region TAAGGTCGCGCTCTCATGGAGCCCTCTGCTACTTGCCCAACCCGACACTTTCCATGCCGTCTGGGACAGCCTACTCCAGCGGTATGTCTGGGCAGGGCGAGTCAACGCCTTCGGAATTGCGCGAGAACCCAGCTTTCGGGCATACCTAGACTCACTGGCCGTGGCAGTGCCAGAGCAAGGCCCACGGGAATCCCAAATGGCCTTCTGGCTCAATGCCCACAATGCCTGTGTCGTTGCTGTGCTGGCGCGACATCCCGGATTGCGCTACGCTGGGGCATGGGACTCCCTGATGCGGCTCGATACCTTCTGCATCGCCGGCGAGGAGCATACTCTGCTAAGCCTCCGCGACCGCCTGCGCCGCTTTGGAGATCCGCTCCTCCACTTCGGTGCCAGCGGCATCACGCAGGGCTTTCCTCCCTTGGCCCGCCGTGCCTTCACAGCAGCCAAT from Candidatus Kapaibacterium sp. harbors:
- a CDS encoding DUF547 domain-containing protein; protein product: MRSYITAAKVALSWSPLLLAQPDTFHAVWDSLLQRYVWAGRVNAFGIAREPSFRAYLDSLAVAVPEQGPRESQMAFWLNAHNACVVAVLARHPGLRYAGAWDSLMRLDTFCIAGEEHTLLSLRDRLRRFGDPLLHFGASGITQGFPPLARRAFTAANLQRRLRENARAFLRSPRGCVLDVESNTLWLSPLFAWYRADFERDGRTLLHFVADYAEPTVAAYIAARQRELRIDFLELDRHTIARFGPVTTSRINPLETRSEQKLRRGSRKRR